One window from the genome of Scatophagus argus isolate fScaArg1 chromosome 13, fScaArg1.pri, whole genome shotgun sequence encodes:
- the mrps14 gene encoding 28S ribosomal protein S14, mitochondrial, translating to MAAPRIACLGLNVLYSTLYAPKQALRSCWVAVEQVRGYYVDWRMLRDVKRRQMAFDYADDRLRINALRKNTILPKELKDEADKEIATLPRDSCPVRIRNRCVMTSRPRGVKRRWRLSRIMLRHLADHNQMSGILRARW from the exons ATGGCGGCCCCCAGGATAGCATGTTTGGGGTTAAATGTCCTCTATTCTACTCTGTACGCTCCAAAGCAG GCGCTGAGGAGCTGCTGGGTGGCGGTGGAGCAGGTGAGGGGCTACTACGTTGACTGGAGGATGCTGAGGGACGTCAAGAGACGACAGATGGCCTTTGATTATGCTGATGACAGGCTTCGGATCAATGCACTGAGGAAGAACACCATCCTGCCCAAAGAACTTAAG GATGAGGCAGATAAAGAAATTGCAACATTACCCAGGGACAGCTGCCCTGTGAGAATACGCAACAGGTGTGTGATGACTTCTAGACCTCGGGGAGTGAAGCGGAGGTGGAGACTGAGCCGGATAATGCTCCGTCATTTAGCTGACCACAACCAGATGTCTGGGATTCTGAGGGCAAGGTGGTGA
- the LOC124068934 gene encoding calcyclin-binding protein: MDLTEQINQLEADLLELGSLLEKAERKRVQELLKQEQKKVEKELAVKQQQKAQQARREADPTAPKTTYTVKITNYAWDQSEKFVKIYLTLKDVHKIPSENVEVNFTEGSFSVMVKDLNGKNHQMTVLNLLHPIDVNDSYKKVKTDMVLVMCKKQTTKKWDCLTKVEKQSKEKEKPNMDDSTDPSDGLMNMLKKIYSEGDDEMKRTINKAWTESQEKKMRGEDMMDF; the protein is encoded by the exons ATGGATTTAACCGAGCAG ATCAACCAGCTGGAGGCGGATTTGCTGGAGCTGGGCTCACTCTTGGAGAAGGCAGAAAGGAAACGAgtgcaggagctgctgaagcAGGAGCAGAAAAAGGTGGAGAAGGAGCTTGCagtcaaacaacaacagaaggcACAACAGGCCAGGAGAGAGGCAGATCCAACTGCCCCTAAAACAACATACACAGTGAAGATCACCAACTATG CGTGGGACCAGTCGGAGAAATTTGTCAAAATTTACCTTACGTTGAAGGATGTGCACAAAATACCATCCGAAAACGTGGAGGTCAACTTTACAGAAGG GTCATTTTCTGTGATGGTAAAAGATCTAAATGGGAAAAACCATCAGATGACAGTCCTGAACCTGTTGCATCCAATTGATGTAAATGACAGCTATAAAAAG GTAAAGACAGACATGGTCCTGGTCATGTGCAAGAAGCAGACAACAAAGAAGTGGGATTGCTTAACAAAGGTGGAGAAGCAGTCTAAAGAGAAAGA AAAACCCAACATGGATGACAGCACAGACCCCAGTGATGGTCTGATGAACATGCTGAAGAAGATTTACTCAGAGGGAGATGACGAGATGAAGAGAACCATCAACAAAGCCTGGACAGAGTCCCAAGAGAAGAAAATGCGAGGAGAAGACATGATGGACTTCTGA
- the plk3 gene encoding serine/threonine-protein kinase PLK3 — protein MDSGCFTAAQRISCHTMNADLFKPVSERGPQQSSAPVKTSRNKPEQTKPELAQVVTDSKTGRSYSKGKLLGKGGFARCYEMTDLSNNKMYAVKVIPQSRVSKPHQRDKITNEIELHKTLSHKHIVKFSHHFEDQENIYIFLELCSRKSLAHIWKARHTLTEPEVRYYLKQIISGLKYLHSRGILHRDLKLGNFFVNENMDLRLGDFGLAAKLETAEQRKKTICGTPNYLAPEVLNRQGHSTESDVWSLGCVMYTLMCGNPPFETLDLKETYKCIKEVRYHLPSTLSPSAQKLISGILQKNPNDRLSLDQILNHEFFTKGFTPDKLPPSSCVMVPELHPPSPAKKFLTKMAKSLFGKKKPKVEKIPCEEKDDKDISKLVSGIVKCSINRQISYKTVGPNEVPSPTSQLVNSVPLEQTPAEEESRKSISRSFKGTMASSSEPCEDALTPAAVAEAAVKVLNSCLASMPTVTRNPPCLSRPQSFPWVTKWVDYSNKYGFGYQLSNQSIGVLFNEGTHLSLCNQRNTVHYCLTNNKHFTFPANSLPEQLHSQKQIVDLMANYMEQNLMEGGDLLCEEQVSGPPPLLLQWVKTDHALVMLFNNGTLQVNFYTDHTKIILCKSSDDSYLLTYISRERVSYTYLLSMLIEMGCTSELRHRLRYVVQLLQHHDA, from the exons ATGGATTCCGGTTGTTTCACCGCGGCGCAGCGTATTTCTTGCCACACCATGAATGCGGATTTATTTAAGCCTGTTTCGGAGCGTGGACCTCAACAGTCCTCTGCCCCGGTGAAAACCAGCAGGAATAAACCCGAACAAACCAAACCAGAACTGGCCCAGGTGGTGACAGACTCCAAGACGGGCAGATCCTACAGTAAAGGAAAGCTTCTGGGGAAG GGTGGCTTTGCTCGATGCTATGAGATGACGGACCTCTCCAACAACAAAATGTATGCGGTGAAGGTGATTCCACAGAGCAGGGTGTCCAAACCACACCAGAGGGACAAG attacCAATGAGATCGAGCTTCACAAAACCCTGTCACACAAGCATATAGTGAAATTCTCTCATCATTTTGAAGACCAAGAAAACATCTACATATTCCTCGAGCTCTGCAGTCGGAAG tcccTGGCACACATTTGGAAGGCGAGACACACGCTCACGGAGCCAGAAGTGCGGTATTACCTCAAGCAGATCATATCTGGTCTCAAGTATCTCCACAGCCGAGGGATTCTGCACAGGGATCTCAAACtag gcAACTTCTTTGTCAATGAGAACATGGATCTGCGGCTGGGAGACTTTGGCCTCGCTGCCAAGCTGGAGACAGCCgagcagaggaaaaa aacAATCTGTGGGACTCCCAATTACCTGGCCCCTGAGGTGCTAAACAGACAGGGCCACAGCACAGAGTCTGACGTGTGGTCCCTCGGCTGTGTCAT GTACACACTGATGTGCGGCAACCCTCCTTTCGAGACGCTTGACCTGAAGGAGACCTACAAGTGTATAAAAGAAGTTCGATACCACTTGCCGTCCACGCTTTCCCCTTCTGCACAGAAACTCATCTCAGGCATCCTGCAGAAAAACCCCAATGACAGACTCTCACTGGATCAAATTCTCAACCACGAATTCTTCACCAAA GGTTTCACCCCTGATAAGCTTCCCCCCAGCAGCTGTGTGATGGTGCCAGAGCTCCATCCCCCCAGCCCTGCCAAGAAATTCCTCACTAAAATGGCCAAGAGCCTCTTTGGCAAAAAGAAGCCTAAAG TGGAGAAGATTCCATGCGAggaaaaagatgacaaagacaTTTCCAAGTTGGTATCGGGCATTGTTAAATGTTCCATCAACCGGCAGATCAGCTACAAGACTGTGGGACCaaatgag gtgcCCTCTCCCACCAGTCAGCTGGTCAACTCTGTGCCTCTGGAACAGACTCCAGCTGAGGAGGAATCCAGGAAGTCCATTTCCCGCTCCTTCAAGGGCACCATGGCCAGCAGCTCTGAAC catGTGAGGACGCCCTGACCCCTGCAGCTGTTGCTGAAGCGGCTGTGAAAGTGCTCAACAGCTGCCTGGCATCCATGCCTACAG TCACTAGAAACCCGCCCTGTTTGTCGAGGCCACAGTCCTTCCCGTGGGTGACTAAATGGGTCGACTACTCAAACAAATATGGTTTTGGCTACCAGCTCTCAAACCAAAGCATCGGTGTGCTCTTCAATGAGGGAACGCATCTCAGCCTTTGCAACCAACGCAA CACAGTCCATTACTGCTTGACCAACAACAAACACTTCACTTTCCCTGCCAACTCTCTACCTGAGCAGCTTCACAGCCAGAAACAAATAGTGGATCTCATGGCCAACTACATGGAGCAGAACCTTATGGAG gGTGGAGATCTGCTTTGTGAGGAGCAAGTCTcaggtcctcctcctctgctgctccagtGGGTGAAGACTGACCATGCTCTCGTCATGCTCTTCAACAACGGCACTCTGCAG GTTAACTTCTACACGGACCACACCAAGATCATCCTGTGCAAGTCGTCTGATGATTCCTATCTGCTCACCTACATCAGCCGGGAACGCGTCTCATACACTTACCTCCTCAGCATGCTGATTGAGATGGGCTGCACCTCTGAGCTAAGACACCGACTGCGATACGTGGTCCAGCTGCTCCAACATCATGATGCCTGA